CAACGACAGGACCACTGTGAAGGAGCACATTCTTCCTAGATGAAGTGATTTGTGCCAACTTATCTGCAGCTCTGCCAGATCCTGAAAACAAAGTGGTAGGGTTTAGTTTCATACACCATTCCCCCACCTTACAAGGGGGCCAACAAGATTGCTTAACCCCATGGTCATGGTTTGGGATGTCTTCATACCACTCTGTGCAGTTTCAACCACAAGGCACTGAATTTGAAACAATGATGCTATGTTCTACAGACGGACACAACCAAACCCAACTCTCATGTGCAACTCACTTCTTGCAGGGCAGCTGAGTACAGGGGTCTGTGGCAGAGGGATAGCAGGCAGCAGcaacacagtagatgaagatcTACAGAGAGCAAAGGGAAACCAGATTACAAAGGAGCCAAAACCAGAGATTCCTTGCCATCACTTTGGCTTGAAATAGCCGTATGGATACACAACTCAAACAATGACAGAATTCCCCATTGCCGCAAAACCCACCTGTTCAGCCAAGGCTTGTGCTACAGGGTccacaaaagcaaacatctcaAACACAAATCTCTTTGTAATGACTTGGGTAGGCCACTCCAGAGTGTGCTGTCAACACTCACCTAGCTGGTCAAATAGTTGTTCTCAATGTATGGGCACCTGGAACAAACAGACCCCCAGTTAGCACTAACCAGCCACCCCTCTACCACCGCCCAAGACAGCGAGGAACATACCCATTCACCAGAAGGCTCCACTGGGGCTGGCTGGAAGCAGAAGGGCCTGGGTGACCCAGCAGTCCCCAAGAGTCAGCACAAGGTTAGGTCAGTCCTGTTCATGATGTGCACTTCCACAGCCACAGGATCCCTCAGAGTTTTGGTCACTGGGTAGTCAGCATCCACATAGTAGGAGCCATAGGAGGAATCTGCCCATGGAAAGGAGGAGGCATTTACTCAATTACAGGCCTGAAACGGTCCCTGAAAGTATGGACTTCACACTGACCAACTTCACAAAAGGTATTGATCTTCTCAAAGCCCACAGGGACCCCACCCCACAATACCTGTTGCAATGACCAATTCAGGTCAAATGGCCCTTGCtctactactggaagaggtggcgCACAGTATACACCTCAGCCTCCACTTGCACATCCTGGCTTCCAGAGTAGGTGCACTGAAAGAATAACCTGAGGAGAGAAACACCACATCATAGCAGGGAGAGCACATTTAGGGTTAGAGGAAGCAGGTTCCGAAGCCTTACTTGTAGACGCTGTCCCTGGTGATGGAGCCCTCTGGACCACTCCTCACAGTGATGGCAGCAGACATGGTGTTCTGGTAAGTCACATTGCCACCAGCAAGCTGAAACAAGGACATTACAATCACTGCTGGCCACCAAATATGCAACAGTGGTGGCATCTTAAGGTCAGCAGCAAAACATTGCTGTGTGTAGTTCAATTTTAGAACAGTCATGTAAATGGGGCGAAATTGGTTTAACATTTGTGTATTTGAGAGAAACTGCCCAGATCTTGTCAGGTTAAACGTCAGTAGCAGGACAGCCCACTCTTCTGCTAGATATCCCCCGGATGGCATCTCACCTGAACTGTGCTGCCACAGGAACTGACTGGAAACTGGTACACGACAAAGGTGGACAGGCTGGTCACAGGACTGCAGCTGGGGGAACTGCTGTCCACCAACTGGATGGACCCAAGATCCAGGGGAGGAAGGGTCACCTTCTcagacaccaccaccacaaatCGGCCATCCAGGTACACTGCACAGTCACTGGCAAAAGCAACCAAGCATAAATATCCAGTAGCAGCCACCTTGGCTCACCACACACCCCCAACCACTCACCATCATTAGCATAGTAGCATGGAAGGGCGAGGATCCTGCGAATCGTAGCAACAGTTGATGGCTTCACAGTCTGCTTGAGTGATGAATGCAGACGCTCCACAAGCGAGCTTCTCACTGCTGGTAACTGCACATCTCTCAGCAACACTCACAGATTGGCGAGCTGCGATGGTCAAAAAGCCCATTTAGAAAATAGGAGAGACACTAACGGTGTCAACCCAGAAGAGAAGCATACCTGGTTTAGGGCATGTGACATCTTCAAATTAGAGGGACGTCCAAAGGCAATGACCACGACATACTGGGAAGGCTAAAGAGACAAAGGAGAGGCTCAAACCCGTAattagtgatgggccgctcgatactccAGTGCTTAGGTTTCGACACCGTGTCGAGCTATcggagatcgaagcaccgcttcgaggaTTGCTGCAAATGCGCCCATTACGTAAttgcgcagatatcaatgacgtcattacgctagcgtactcagtcagcagtcgatttggtcagtaactagtctgctaaggtgctttggctcaaagcgtaaaagcggttgtctgtgctatgttgataaaatacgctaacccgagttcaacatatgcgagccccaactaggatttgaaataaggattttgtataaaacagtttagTACTTGTCTGAAAGTTAAATATttgagacattatgaacgatttacatggagcACCTTTTTCTTcggtgtggaatcgtgtccaccaagaatctgtaacaaatcaaTGAGCagattttgcgtaaggtagcacgtattataacaatccagaatctattctacccatGTCGATCATAGGACCACGTCGGCTTtcgtgaagcatttcttagcctctgaaTAGtgaaaacgtttaatgaggaatgtcttgcgcatactGTATACTGGTGTAATTACAGTGATTCCCAGATCAgtttgatttgtattattgatttccaaaaagaaatgcGAGTAAAAGCGtattctgcataactaatcacaactgcaGAAGACACtgtctttacaacttttttgtctcattaacgcagaaatcccgaggcttttctaaaattgttgatggcgctgattctgttttaaagaaactttacgttcacctctggatgaattcgcactcaagtactgagaaggaGCAGCTgaataagcacatctggagccaaacgtTCAAAAAATCATCTGACTTTTTATACGTTGAATTCACAAGacaggatgttgctgacaaaggcgcatggggtaaataagtaatcttccgaagagcagcacaacagagtaaataaatgacgtaaatagaattactCAAACACTAAAATTGTCGTTTCTGTATTTTAaaaccatcttccagttccaCAATCCTCAACAGTCACTGTCACATTTAACgttccctgctccttaacctgtcttgttacccaaagcatcaacactcagtttcattcaagactttaccgtccttcctttcatagacataaaataaaacacatttcctctacatgtccaataataatagtaaacttgcaggaacgagaaaaagcacaagatggaaaTATTTAAGACcagagcctgggcatcaggatgagaatgtggcTTGTCACCCGTTACGTGAGcttgtctgccatccctcggttacactggcacacgatACACAcggggggcaaatgcaatggagaataccgacagtgtacaccttcagaagtggaataaatcgactgtataagtagaaaatttcagataaacgatgaattttgttaatcataaacaatgcaacataattatgtgttacttttaatttatactcaccaaacgttacatatctacatgggaaatgaacataggtaatatgtttataatcactcactaaaatacactgtcaaaatatattaatgagcaaattggagacagattggcctttaggaaatataaaagagcgtgtgcgctgtcatttaggacagaatgcattgttaacgtgacgcgctctctactgacacgatgtcacgaagaaaaaaaaaaaaagaaacagcgcagtccatgcaaactcaaatcctcttTGATGTTTggccttatgattaattgtcaatatcaaatcaataaagtcattttaagaatatgacaagtctgctataatCAATTTAatcaacgctccttttaaaaagtttccttatacagaatataaaacagaatctcaatgaagcgggactcgcgagtagtaacgaataatgtTTCCGTTATTAGCAATTATAATTTCTCTGTGtcacaagtaaaaactacgacttcctaaaacggacactgtaaatgtaggtatttcaataaataatttaggagacgtgtgtgtgcatttcaatatcgatttaagaactacgtaggccacctgttgtaccaTAAatggtagctcaagcagcacttaacagtaaatagtctaacaggacaatgactgactgaaacgaagacgCTGCGCCGCTTCAATAAAGGTTCatactgtcgttctgcatgtttagaaggcgctggatGGCTGAAACTGTGTacagcgaattgtcccaagttggaagtgccgtaagcgatcagaaacgaaaagacacatttaggcatgctggacagtagtttgttttctACAATACCAATTCAGTATGACATCAgagtctccaaacacacaaatatgaagcttattacgttttacagtgaaactcttaacatacacaatataattaggggcgtgtgccccctgcccgactacggtggcccaaccttccctcgatagctcaattctgctcgctatccgtccaagcttgttaaatggaggaatggaaagaaaaacgttcacaagaggaggatcagcgacgctAACCTGagtgacaacaccactgagccacctaatccggataattaacgagctctgcacaactgaactactactactgttgcggcggatgaaatatgttgtttgacatatgcacggtaaaatggtttaattgatacgagagtattattgttatatttttttcgtcttcattaggataatacatttatagatgtatactacgACATACGGTTTGAacaaaaattaagtgttccataaaaggttgaacgatttacctaatcttttcatatatatatacatatatatatatatacacatatacacacacacacacacacatctttgacaCTATCAAAGGGAATGACAGCAATCtacaagaataataattaattctcagcaactacctgaattgtagcttaaccatatcaactgaaatgtgtaatgtcaatacgaattacaaaatataactagagagttaagtgtcagatagactcaaaatatagaggtcaatgccttccGTGTGccgaggcttcacaaagattcagtaaccagtgaccatgtctgctcaaagccctgtcatgatccaatctcggtactacgcatgtctgaggttTTTCGGCCCGCTAAGATTGTAGCATGAGGCTTCGGTGCCAGTCATGATACAATCTCAGTAGTAAgtatgtctgaggcttcagtagccccgtcatcatctcagtaatacgcatgtctgaggcttcgagACCCGCTCAAAGCCCGCTCATGACAATTTCAGTTCTTCATGAAAGCTTCCACTCATTTGTTcaacgagctcccgtttgaagtaggctacatatggcatcaacagagttaaaaactcaacagaattcccattgaaatgaaagttttagatgatcaatacatgttaaatgattgttgtggcaaaaaataaaattatacattataCATCATACATATTATCGGGCACAAaagccgacttgttgaatgcataatgctgcaaagaagagcttttaGCAATACGGGTGTGACACATATCTCTCACTATAATatactctcctaaatatccattcttcgcctcatgcaacgttttcatgcaacactgaaggtatgtcatatagtatacatctatatataattgttgtcGCCGCTACAaacatgtatatattaaaaagcaaacatttcaacaacaatatttatttatatagcacattttcatacaaacagtagctcaaagtgctttacatattaaagaatagaaaaatgaaagacataattataaaaaataaatcaacattaacatcgaataagagtaaggttcaatggccaggggacagaaaaacaaaaactccagacggctggagaaaaataaaatctgtaggattccagaccatgagaccgcccagtccctctgggcattctacctaacataaatgaaacagtcctctttggatttagggttctcacggaagggcttgatgatgatgatggtcacgtagacttcttccttttaatccgtccatcattgttggagcatcatgaagctttgagtaggtggaggtggcgcaggccaccaccacaaagaaaccggaaaaagaaacagaaaagagagtagggtcagtaccgattttagagccaccatgaatagttgttatgatgaattgaacatacagagtatcaggattaagttaaattagattaaaatgaagttataaaaggccatgttaaagtaatgtgttttcagcagtgttttaaagtgctctactgtatcagcctggcgaattcctattggcaggctattccagattttaggtgcataacagcagaaggccgcctcaccacttcttttaagttttgttcttggaattctaaggagacactcatttgaggatctgaggttacgatttggaatataaggtgtcagacattccgatatataagatggggcgagattatttaaggctttataaaccataagcagaattttaaagtcaattctgaatgacacaggtaaccagtgtagtgacatcaaaactggtgtgatgtgttctgattttcttttcctagttaggattctagcagctgcattctgcactagttgcaaacgatttatatcttttttgggtagtcctgagaggagtgcgttacagtaatctagtcgactgaaaacaaacgtgaactaatttctcagcatctttcagtgataaagaggtctaactttacttatgtttcttaagtgaaaaatgctgtcctaatgatctgattaatatgtgatttaaaattcagattacagtcaacaatcacccctaagctttttacctccgtcttgacttttaatcctaatgtatccagtttatttctaatagcctcattgatccattattgctgatcactaaaatttcagttttctctttatttaacttgagaaaattactattcatccattctgagatactagtcagacattgtgttagtgaatcaatagaatcgggtcatcaggtgctattgataagtacagctgtgtgtcatcagcatagctgtggtagctcacgttgtgccctgagataatctgacctaacggaagcatgtagattgagaataacagcggacccaggatagagccttgtggaacaccatattggatatcatgtgtcttcgagttgtaattcccacaactaacaaaatattttctccctgtcaggtaggattcaaaccaatttaagacactgccagagaggcccacccattgactaaggcgatttctaagaatgttgtgatcaatggtgtcaaatgcagcactcagatctaagaggatgagaacagataaatggcctctgtctgcatttacccgcaagtcatttactactttaacgagtgcagtttctgtgctgtgatttgttctaaaacctgactgaaatttatcaagaatagcatgtttatttaggtggtcatttaactgcataatgactgccttctagaactttacttaagaaggcagttagagatgggtctaaaattttcaagagctgaggggtcaagattatgtttcttaagtaggggtttaactacagcagtcttaagacagtctgggaagaccccagtatctagtgacgaatttactatgtcaagaacattatcaattagcacgcctgatacttctttgaaaaaccttgttggtatcgggtcaaggacgaggtggagggttttaattgagatattatttttgtaaatcaggtaaatctatcctagtgaaagagtttaatttgtttataacaggatgttggggtttaggggatccttagtgttggggagatatactatgttatttctaatatcattaatttttgattgaaaatacagcgacagcctcacaggtttcactggaagcacttaggaggcattcctttgagctacctgggtttagtaggtgatcaattgttgaaaataagactctgggattactagcattgttatttataatattagagaaatagcaggtctctcaagacggacagtgttattgtattctgttattttgacttttaatatttcgtggtggatagtaagtttagtcttcctccattgacgctcagctctacggcatgttctctttaaatcagacactctttgggtcttccatggtatacaatgctagaagattttttcactgtcttttcaggtgcaactatgtcaacagcagctctcactttagaattaaatctttccaccttactatttacattgtcctcgctattatagctggcactataaacggactgattgcttaaaatgtttgtaagttttaaagctgctgccgaatcaaagaagcgttttttaacaatatgcttctcatgagtgttttttatcattatttctatattaaaagtagaagaaaatggtctgatagaccaatatcaatgatctgttttatatcaactttcagtcctttagtaatcactaagtctaatgtatgacctgctttatgtgtaggctgatttatgagttgtctcaaatcaaaagaatccaggaggttcataaattcttttacttttagatcacactgattatctatatgaaaattaaagtcgccaactattaggagtgtgtcatagttagtaattaaaattgacattaagtcagagaattcctcaaaaaacgacgcgttatatttaggaggtctatacacggatagtactagaacttgagaatctccatgaataacaacggcgagatactcaaaggacttgaacttaccaaaactgacatctttacattttaatcggctcgagtaaatgttagccaatccgccccccctttttccctggcggtttgaatgagtaaaactgtaatccggaggcgcagattcgcatctgaattcagccatgtttcatttagtgcaataagatctattttttttatcactaataagatcgttgataaaaaacgttttgttagttaaagctctaacatttaatagtgccatatttaatgtttcgaggtgcagagatgagtactatgcgttattgttatttggaataggaactaaattattattattagcgctctgtgtatatttttgtttaatctgtgatctgttttatagttttaatacattgttcctcttaaaatagtgattttaattagattattggagtttatgccgtatttcctaggttttctacgtgcattgagattgcttattacagtattaatggtgtgaactttaacggaagactctattaaacattcatcatgtcctggcacagcagtattatttcggaaggggttaagagcagagatagatagtcaagaaaacgaattaccttcgatatgttttcggagaggacccgggcgccgaaactgttcggatgcaggccatcacgcttgaagagacgcggcctttccaaaaagagattccaattgttgatgaaaccgacatccttcttcttgcagaaaccctgtagccagttgttcaaccctagcagacgactgtagtactcgttggatcgtctgacgaggtagtggaccaaacgaagatctttgccgatggggtcctctccttcgtgtctttaatcaaagctgcgaagtcagccttcaggatttctgattgtcggtgccttatatcgtttacgccggcatgcaagacgattgatccaactgccctctccttgtgtttctcgtagactgctggcgacgtttcattacatctgCGGACGcgaccgggaaaacaagaaacaaacgattttgcattagggcatgcgacattaaggtttctaacgatggaatcacctaccactaatacatcaccaggtgctgaaggcgaaatggggacgcggagagggtcaaaccggttctgagataaaatgctcgcctgtgccgatggaggtgctctggccttgaaccccgcctgcatagctgaaatccaccgaggtcagcaggcGCCgccctacgagacgcgggggtgaggtcggcacaacgcggggttgatgtttcgccggttccagatggcaaggacggtttatccaacagccgggccttcagatttcaggtatttccgtcgggacaggagtttctgaatctttcatcaagtgcttggagttcctcaattacgatttcaacgcgaagttaccccactgtcggccattttctacttcgtgccctaggagaaatgagagagagagagagcactttaTACCATcttcctgaaaatagtagtggtgctgcggtagcgttaccgcttcataataaagcatacgtggtttcgggtcccacgtccacccactgtgaattaggacccaaaagagtctgattttttttcttcaagttaaacagcaaattccagcgtggacctgaagcaagcaaggcgagaacactagtaaagatataaacaagatgcacgtttccatttgatatgtctataacaaaagaaaaaatatgagtaacgatttcaactgtttttgtagttgttgatggcgggtttagcggtttaaatttttaagtattaaattgataaggtggaatgtgttcttactttgagtgttaatgtgttagtaactgggattgcacctctattactggaagattgcttaggaatgatacacattgacaactatatgttttaggaaatgttttattattgcactgtgctgtgactaaaaacttttactgatcacctgtccggaccttgaaaatgtgttcacgagggagggatgctgttgttaaaagcaaatgttttttcaacagaAGGTCCAGATGCATTTATCCCGCTGCTTGTTGTTGCCTCAGCTCTCAATCTTTAATGctgaccttgatatgtgcactgctcaccttggagtgtcctgtgtgtgtctgtgtgccggtgactgatctgcgccgtgacTCTCAgcctctgatgtgctccggattgacactCTTTGAAtatttggtgcagcagagcaaattcaacctgatctaccacagtggctttgttatcaccttattccagcgtttctcaacctttaagtatttgcgacccgagttttcataacagttttaatcgcgccccctttttgaaatgtagatgcatatttgattatacctacttaacttttatcgacatttatctaactctatacagtatttattgttatattatcagaatgtagtttaaatgaaatttgttttggtttccaacagatgttttctttatttcaaatcttcgcgccccacaggttgagaaccattgcCTTATCCAATtgaggggttcatggacgtcaaatggcaatgaatagaaatggattaatgtaaatacgtgagctgccatccgcaattagacatcgcattttgatggcgatttccgtacagatctcttatgcgatccttcgacagtatctctcaaaattatttagttcaaattggttataaagattaattcggatctttttttttttattattgttaattttgacgAGTCTTTAAGTCGGATCGAACTCGGGCAGCAATACTCAGAATTTGataagcaaccaccttagttgaGCCAATGACGGCGACATTTTTGCAGCTaattctttacaatattttgtggagcacgaaagtcAAGTATTACTAAATGAAGTATTTCAATACATGATCGAATAATAACTGAGGATAATAacttaaggatttcaccttttctttctcaaatgtgcttacctttATCATGGCAAattacagggataaacctttattttccgtctactccattttaattaagtcaaatcaaagaaaacatttaaggctattaaatgtgatctcatcAAAAGATGAAGGTTAATTCTAATACAAATAACAGGaacgattataatgatacagtgcaaaagtaactactaattgaaagagccgggaatccatgaggtgaggcgtcttattttaagAATAGTGCTTTCTGCTTGGCGGCGAGATCTATAGATATATTTTTacacatcagacactagaagttgctaaCGAAACACTCtctcgttgtcagtctgtagcagagaaaaaaaagcaataagttataacagacgtcattgaagtggataaCGAGCTTGTgcaatgttaatgaaaatggccaggaggggtcactagagaggcgagtgtcaaatgcttcgatacgatttccgacacaattgcttcaaacgttttgatgcttcactTCCATCACTACTCAGAATTCAAGATAGACAGCTGGATTAAAAACGGTGACCCAAGACGAAAGCGCTGTAGCTGCTCACCTCCTCAGCCACGTAACCGTACCTGGAAGAAAAGGGCACCGTTAGTGTGGTGCGGACAGATTTCACGGAGGACGATTCCTGGGAGATCTTTGGTCACCTTTACCAGTCCGTCAATCGcctctgaaaagaaaaatatttaacatttacttaGACGAAGGCGCCGACTAGTCCCAGTGGTCGAGGACAAGCTGCACTCACTCTGGAGAAAAAcgtagtgatgggccgctcgatactcaggtttcgacactgtgtcgagctatcgaagcactggagatcgaagaaccgcttcgaggcttgcttcaaatgcgcccgtcacgtgattttgagcacgctagcgtaatgacgtcattgatatccgcgcagtcagcagtcgatttggtcagtaactagtctgctgaagtgctttggctgaaagcgtaaaagcggttgtctgtgctatattgataaaatacgcaaccgagttcaaatcctagttggggctcgcatatgttgaaataaggattttgtataaaacagttaagtagtacttgtttgaaagttaacaaatatattttggagacattatgaacgatttacatggggcacctttttcctcggtgtggaattgtgtccaccaagaatctgtaacaaatcgatgagcatattttgcgtaaggtagcacgtattgtaacaatccagaatctattctaccccatgtcgatcatatcacagaggctaagaaatgcttcactaaagccgacgtggtcattacaccagtatatgcgcaaaacattcctcattaaacgttttactattcatgattcccagatctgttgctgatttgtattattgatttccaaaagcaatgtgagtaaaagcgtgttctgcataactaatcacaactgtctttaaaacagaatcagcgccatcaacagtgtcttctgcaattttaggaaagcctcggatttctgcgttaatgagacaaaaaagttgtaaagaaactttgcaaattcatccaaaggtgaacgtaaagatcactcaagtactgagaagaaggagcagctggataagcacatctggagccaaactttcaaaaaagcacctgactttgtcatgaacattcctttagttgtgaattcatcttatcaaaggctgcgctgggggggtaaataagtaatcttccgaagtgcagcacaacagagtaaataattgatgtaaatagaattactgaaagactaagtttttgccgtttctgtattcttaaaccatcttccagttccacaatcccccgcagtcaatgtcacattcaatgttctctgctccttaacctgtcttgttacccaaagcatcaacactcagtttcattcaaggctttaccgtccttcctttcatagacataaaataaaacacatttcctctacatgtccaataataatagtaaacttgcaggaacgagaaaagcacaagatgggaatatttatgacaaaagcctggaca
This genomic window from Polypterus senegalus isolate Bchr_013 chromosome 4, ASM1683550v1, whole genome shotgun sequence contains:
- the LOC120528922 gene encoding zona pellucida sperm-binding protein 4-like, which translates into the protein MTSLISAQLRNGRICSNPRSGASISDSSTRCRNLSTGVSSGPSLITGLSLSFVSLAFPLANLDCAVYLDGRFVVVVSEKVTLPPLDLGSIQLVDSSSPSCSPVTSLSTFVVYQFPVSSCGSTVQLAGGNVTYQNTMSAAITVRSGPEGSITRDSVYKLFFQCTYSGSQDVQVEAEVYTVRHLFQ